In Brassica napus cultivar Da-Ae chromosome C2, Da-Ae, whole genome shotgun sequence, the sequence ACACCAAGCCACCTAACGAGAAACTACTAAACCAATAAGAACATGAATTAATAGACATGATGATGATTGAATGGAAATGTATCCATTGAGTCAAACACTAAAGGAAAAGATAAAAACAGTGCAAAAGCTCTCCATCAACATCTCATTATCAGAAACGTAAATTGCATAAAGAACTGAGAAGATCGATGTTGCTGGGGAAAATCAAACCTTGAGTTTGCAGAAAAGATCGATTGTATCTGCAGAGAATTTATGATTGTTTCTTCAATGAAAATTTCATCTGCAATTGAAGAACTCAGAATTAATTGAGAAAATTTGCGACCCGAACAAAAAAGAACACAATCTAAAACATGCATAATTGAAGGattcaaacataaaaacaaaataacgtAGCTTTACCTTTTGATTCGACTGAGCAACAACGGATGATTTTCTTCGTCGAGGAAAGCCATTGACTATTTTCTTCGTCGAGTTAAACCTGATTTTTTACCTCTCAAATTTCTCTAGCCAATAGACTATCAACGTGTGTCTTATAAAAGGCATATTTAGGGTACATTCTTTCAGCTaaaagctattttttttttttaaatttctaattacACTAAACCACTCTCTTACAAAACTGCATTAATCATGGTCTATTGAAACTCAACAAGATTCGGTGTTCCATCAAATCTTCAGTTACGGATAAGGTgccttttaaaataaaagaaattaaagcCACTTTGTTCGCATGCataaaattaaatcaatatttttgtcCATAACTGTTTCGAGATTTAAAAGGCGATTTGAAAGCTTTGGCAGTGTACATCTGCGGTGTAGCTCAATGTTGGTGTCTTGGTGATTACAAAGTAGATATGGCCACACAAAATATGTTGCCCATATGAAAAAGCGGTACATGAGCGAGTGGTCCAACCCAAGCCACACAACAAGATATtgtcaaaaataacaaaaatgcaCACTCTTCAaagttttattaagttttttgaaacCTCTTAACGATATATTATCAGCTTTATAATTTCTGtgattaatgatttttaatctcCACGAATCAGTCATCTGCCGGTATTTGTTGTTTCAACATAATCAGACACAGCGTCGATGGATTTCTGTAAGAAACAAAGAACAACTTAATCAAtgttattttaccaaaaaaaaagaaaaacttaatCCATGTCGGACTATGTTTGCTGAAATTATGCGATGACCAATTCAAATGAAATTTTGATTTGGCAGATAAATGGATAAAGCTTTacgttaaaatatattttaattttctacacCTAACCACACAAAATCTACTCCCATAATTATCCGTTGCTTTGACCGAGTTTTATCTCCCGTTTAACTACGTAACaagtataataagataatatttggTCATTTCAAGAAGCAGCTAGCCGACTAAAAGATATAAATGGTAGGAAGGGACAtaacttattttaaatatttgggaTAAAGGATATGAAGAAATGAATCAAGTCTGGAACACGGTGATCAACCACTTTTAGCAAACatccaaaataaaaaacagaCAGAGAGAACCTCAAACAACAAAGAAAGACGGAGGAAAAGGAGGAACAGTTACCGCCAACCATGGCGGGTCTTCAGAGATCCAACATCTCCTTCCGCCGACAGGGCTCCTCTGGCATAGTCTGGGACGACCGTCTCATCGCCGAGCTTAACAAACAGGCCAACGAGCACAAAGCCGAAACTGACGAACAGGAAGGTCAGGAGGACCAGACAGCCAGACCCACCTCTGGAGGCGGAATCGAGCCGATAAGAACCGAAGGGCGCATCGAGAGGAGTCGTTCCAACGGCGGAGGAGCAAACCGCCACCATAGAAACACGGGAAGAGTGTCTCCGGCGGTGGATCCTCCGTCGCCGAGACTGTCGGCGTTTGGATGTTGCTCTGCTTTCGGGAAGAAACCGGTTAAACAGCAGAAAAGGCCACCGAAACGCAGATCCAGGTAGGAAGTTAATTACCAGAGGCAGAGGATGAAAAGGGAGCAACGTCAAGTTAGAAGAAAAGAGCATAATATACATATTACATACTAGCAGTGTTAATGAATATTCTCtatctttttagtttttgtttctgcttcttcttctgcttctgcttctgcttcttttaatttaaacttGTTTTGGACTCGGACGATGTTTATATCTGCTTGGTTTACTTCAGATTCCCCCTACCTTGGGAGGGAGTGTTACCTATTTTGgttcttaagaaaaataaaaattacaaaatagaacAAGCAATAAGA encodes:
- the LOC106398633 gene encoding MAPK kinase substrate protein At1g80180; translation: MAGLQRSNISFRRQGSSGIVWDDRLIAELNKQANEHKAETDEQEGQEDQTARPTSGGGIEPIRTEGRIERSRSNGGGANRHHRNTGRVSPAVDPPSPRLSAFGCCSAFGKKPVKQQKRPPKRRSR